The Ziziphus jujuba cultivar Dongzao chromosome 1, ASM3175591v1 genome segment aaaataaggaaatttgaTTGGAgcattttatacattttatttaaaaaaataataataataataatatattatattaaattatcctATTTTATTGGatccattatatttttatgttgtgtttttcatccaaaaataaaataaatgtctATATTTATTCAAATTACATAAGCTTAAAAGCTGTTTCAATAATAAATCTCTTTAATAATTTAAGAGAGttcctttttatatttcatctctccatttctaaatttcttatttatttcaaattctattttaatttatttaagcgataaaatttacttttgactttcataaaatataatgattgGGGATGTTACTTTCTAATTAATGAAACTACTTTAAGACAATTTCATGATCCATgtctaatataaatattaaatttgttaccAAAATGTAGTCCATATgagcaaaaaataatatatatatatatatatgtctaatttATATGGAACCAATGTCACATTATTTCATAGTCAATAATAAATGAGTGAAATTGCTTCttgagaaaacaatattttaatgcAGTGTCTATTTCATTTTGTTAGttttacaaaattcaaaaaactgTGACTGTTACTCTCAAATTCTAATTTCCAGCAAAGTTTCACCAGATATGAAAAAGAACTAACTATCTATCAACgaatgcaaaaaaatatatcGCAAATTTTATGTATACACAAAAACAATATCCTATAAAGAAAGTTCCACATGGAAGATTGCAGTCCTtgaacaaaagaattaaaatgaaacaaatgcTTTGTTGTCCTGTTAACCCTGTTCACCGTGGCACTTTCATGAGAACTCTCTTCTGAAATCTCCTTGGTCCATCTCAGGCACATTCTTGAAAGATCAGGCAATTTCTGTAATATGTTACaatgattttgaatatcaatGGTTATCTTCTATATTTTTCGGGCATTATACCAACAATGGCTCTATTAAAGGTTTTGGAAGGGGACGGTGAAGGTTCATGCTATATGTTACCACCACTGCGACAAGAGCACAGATTGCTGGAAGAAGACCTAAACCAACTCTTGTTACTGAAACGTAGTAACCATCTGTACTACTTCCCTGCATGGCCAGAGAGCTACCTGCATTGTGGAGTATGATATCAGATTAAAAAGACCAAGTTTTGAACTGAGAATCACCACAGGTTTAAGAggacatttattattttcttttgcatgGGAAGAGGAGAGATGAAAAGAATATCttgttttgatttatcaattcAGTTTGACTATGCCTCAATCTCAAGTAATTTGAGTAGAACATATGACTTTATTTAGTCCCTAAGTCTTACACAGGGTGTTCCATTCTTCATCAGAGGTGAAAACTCAAAAGGGCCTGATAACATACTTATTCTGCTTTTCCATACAATTTAATCATAACAGAAATATAGGCTATAGCAATGCATGCAGACGCAGACACAACTTCAAGAAAGAAATTAATAGAGCAACACTTTGCATACAGCAATCCAATATACTTTGGTAAGATTCAACTTACGTTGATAAGACTGAAGAACATATAGAGCAATCCCGCATGAGATTTTGTCCAAGAAGCTCAATGACCCACAAACAAATGCACAGCCATTGAGATCTGTATCAATTAGAACACTTTGCATACTTACTCCAGTCACCTGTTACATGAAAGAAATTTTAGATCCAAAGTTTTCAACAACTATCAAAAATGagacaaaataataatcagTGTTAGCAGCtaatcctttttttctttcatattagCTTAAAGACATTCTAGCTATCTTGGCCTCAAGTTCTTTATCTTGATCAGAAACTAAGGAAATAACTTAAATGCTTTGCTAGAAAAGATTCTCAGATACCTTAGTGCTAAGTGTTATTATGCAGACAATGCCAGACTAATGAAGTACTTCCTCCATAACAATGATATTTAGGACAACAAGGTTCCTTAAATTTCTCATCAGGCTTTGTTCAATTCTACTGACTTCGTTGACTGGTTATACTGTTTATTTATCTTCCATAGAAATTCCACTGAAATGCAATAAACTTGTAAATTGcaagaaattaatcaaatacTTAAGAACCAAATAATACATCATACCGTCATTAAAGCATTTGCTACACCAATAAATATTGACACAATGTACATGAAGCCACTCAaatttctaggcaaaataagtaTCCCCGCACCACAAAATATCCAAAGAATTCCTCCGGCAGTATAATAGGCCTTGAGACGTTGGCCAGTCCATGAAATCTCCTGCAATGTGAAGGTTTAATGTTTTGTAATCaacaaacaaagcaaataaagatcATTTAAAAATCTTTGACCTCTGAGTTTCAGAAGGGAACCTGTAAAGTAACTGATATGATGAAGCTAAATATGTAGATGATTGCAGGAACCTACTCCCATAAGTTGGATTAGAGAATCAGCCTTTCATTATTCTTTCCAAATTGTATAATCTCAAAggttaaaagaaatattatattaataagatTTTCTACATACCAAAGCTTTAGCTGATTGTGCCATCCGCAGGTCATTAATTACATAGAATGCAAGATACGCCTGAGTAAAAAGAGGTCATATATGTAAAAACTACATTAAATTGCACATAAACATCTGAAAAACTTATTAAAGGGggacaaatttatataatattaccaAGATAAATTTTTCTACTTGGAAGATCAATGAAACTTTAAGTATTAGTGATGCAAGAAGGAAACAAGAAATTGttgcaaattggaaaaaaaaaaaaaaaaaaaaaaaaaaaaaaaaaaaaaaaacctttgaaaACTTATCAATCAAAGGAGAGGAAAATCAGATTCTAAAGCCCAAACTTTGATTTGGAATGATCTAGGATGAAGATGGGCTCATTGCCTTTCAAGGATCTAGCAGCATTAGCCtaatttagtttccttatttaattagaattattttattattttagtttttttatgatgttaagaacttttattaattagttttcttaggtttttaattattttagtttcctaatgttgTTAGGTGGTTTTACTATAAATAGGGATCTTTGTAACTCTTCTAGAAAAGTTGATTAATAATACAAGtatttttatgagattattttctctggttttgtgtAATGCAAACCAAAACTAGATGTGATGCCTAGGGATTTTAGGAGTGATCCTAAAATTGTTCTAGTCTGATACTAAAgcttatcttttaattttcaattttctttccttccctACCTGTCCTACATCAATTAGCAGCTCTATATTTTCTATTACACATTGTGAAGATACGTAAATTCttgtcatttaaaaaaataagtcaCCACAAATGAAAAGCTTGCTAACCTGTGAAACATTAAGTACCAGCCTAGTGAGCACATAAACAATAGCAACCTGATAATATAAAACTCTCTTGAACCAGTACGTCCATGATATCCTTGCATGACTGTTTCCTTGTATGCCTACCTTTAGTCTACACAGTAAATGAAAATGGTTGTTATGAGCATTTAACTGCAATTGCATAATAGGATACatgattgcaaaaaaaaattatgatacatgaaTGATGCACATGGTTTTATTGAATTAGGCAACAGCCTCTTGAAAATTGAGAAACAAGAATTGATAAATCGCATAAACTAATTAGCACACCTTGGCTCTTTGGTTCCAAGATGGAATATACCCACAAAGCAGCACCCAATGAAAATTGACAAATATGCTATCCAGCGGTACTGTTCATAGGCAAAAATTGGATAACAATCATGCTTGAGAAGAAGCTCTAACAGatataatcaataaaaataccTGATTTTGAATATCTGCATGTGTTTTTGCTGGAGTGACATTGAAGACTATTAAAGCAACTCCATACAGGCTGAGGTTGGCAACCTTGCAGAGAAATAAACAGGGCTGTCAACCAGTGCAAAAGAagtgttaaaaaatttattagtaatTTAATATTCGTGGGGAGCTGACCATTGTAAAAGCATTTCGACAGCTAGCCAGCACTACTCTACTTGTTGAATTCAGTGTGATGCAATTCACCATAGACcttcaacaaaaacaattataatTCGTATAAGTACCTCCATGTCCAATGAATgtgtttctatattttattttcttctcctaattATCTTCTAGTGTAGGAGGGATAGAAGTTGAAGGCTTCACTGGTGCTCTACGCTTAATAAATTTCCATAAATAGTAGGCAGGCCCTCAATGGCTTTTTGCCTCAGTTTCTTATAAAGTTAATGATAAATATCTATTCAGCTCTTTAGCATCACAGTAGCTcagcatttttattttgatgaaatGACAAGAAGTCCTAAAGATATCCAAAGCAACATAACAACATGTTGATTGTAGAAGACCTGGCTAAAATGGATCGGTATAGAGAGAAACTACAAGTGCAGTTTACATATTTAGTTGTGAATTTGTAAAATGAAATGAAGTACTCACATGTGAGAAACCTGTGTAGCAGCCCAACCCACATTAAAGATTGCTGCAAATGTGCTATAACTAACAG includes the following:
- the LOC107434079 gene encoding uncharacterized protein LOC107434079 isoform X3, whose amino-acid sequence is MVNDAEDDNSVTKPLGRLSVFYYGVGHMLNDITASCWFTYLLLFLTDIGLSPRNAAIVMLSGQVADGFTTIFAGELIDRFGHFKIWHAAGSILVAISFSSVFGGCLPCTIFATSSSTLETVSYSTFAAIFNVGWAATQVSHMSMVNCITLNSTSRVVLASCRNAFTMVANLSLYGVALIVFNVTPAKTHADIQNQYRWIAYLSIFIGCCFVGIFHLGTKEPRLKVGIQGNSHARISWTYWFKRVLYYQVAIVYVLTRLVLNVSQAYLAFYVINDLRMAQSAKALVPAIIYIFSFIISVTLQEISWTGQRLKAYYTAGGILWIFCGAGILILPRNLSGFMYIVSIFIGVANALMTVTGVSMQSVLIDTDLNGCAFVCGSLSFLDKISCGIALYVLQSYQRSSLAMQGSSTDGYYVSVTRVGLGLLPAICALVAVVVTYSMNLHRPLPKPLIEPLLV
- the LOC107434079 gene encoding uncharacterized protein LOC107434079 isoform X2 codes for the protein MIFRNYIEGRSVHFTNMVNDAEDDNSVTKPLGRLSVFYYGVGHMLNDITASCWFTYLLLFLTDIGLSPRNAAIVMLSGQVADGFTTIFAGELIDRFGHFKIWHAAGSILVAISFSSVFGGCLPCTIFATSSSTLETVSYSTFAAIFNVGWAATQVSHMSMVNCITLNSTSRVVLASCRNAFTMVANLSLYGVALIVFNVTPAKTHADIQNQYRWIAYLSIFIGCCFVGIFHLGTKEPRLKVGIQGNSHARISWTYWFKRVLYYQVAIVYVLTRLVLNVSQAYLAFYVINDLRMAQSAKALVPAIIYIFSFIISVTLQEISWTGQRLKAYYTAGGILWIFCGAGILILPRNLSGFMYIVSIFIGVANALMTVTGVSMQSVLIDTDLNGCAFVCGSLSFLDKISCGIALYVLQSYQRSSLAMQGSSTDGYYVSVTRVGLGLLPAICALVAVVVTYSMNLHRPLPKPLIEPLLV
- the LOC107434079 gene encoding uncharacterized protein LOC107434079 isoform X4 — translated: MLSGQVADGFTTIFAGELIDRFGHFKIWHAAGSILVAISFSSVFGGCLPCTIFATSSSTLETVSYSTFAAIFNVGWAATQVSHMSMVNCITLNSTSRVVLASCRNAFTMVANLSLYGVALIVFNVTPAKTHADIQNQYRWIAYLSIFIGCCFVGIFHLGTKEPRLKVGIQGNSHARISWTYWFKRVLYYQVAIVYVLTRLVLNVSQAYLAFYVINDLRMAQSAKALVPAIIYIFSFIISVTLQEISWTGQRLKAYYTAGGILWIFCGAGILILPRNLSGFMYIVSIFIGVANALMTVTGVSMQSVLIDTDLNGCAFVCGSLSFLDKISCGIALYVLQSYQRSSLAMQGSSTDGYYVSVTRVGLGLLPAICALVAVVVTYSMNLHRPLPKPLIEPLLV
- the LOC107434079 gene encoding uncharacterized protein LOC107434079 isoform X1 produces the protein MEGGSRTPRKREADRDLKFTRKSTKQTISSVGVHFTNMVNDAEDDNSVTKPLGRLSVFYYGVGHMLNDITASCWFTYLLLFLTDIGLSPRNAAIVMLSGQVADGFTTIFAGELIDRFGHFKIWHAAGSILVAISFSSVFGGCLPCTIFATSSSTLETVSYSTFAAIFNVGWAATQVSHMSMVNCITLNSTSRVVLASCRNAFTMVANLSLYGVALIVFNVTPAKTHADIQNQYRWIAYLSIFIGCCFVGIFHLGTKEPRLKVGIQGNSHARISWTYWFKRVLYYQVAIVYVLTRLVLNVSQAYLAFYVINDLRMAQSAKALVPAIIYIFSFIISVTLQEISWTGQRLKAYYTAGGILWIFCGAGILILPRNLSGFMYIVSIFIGVANALMTVTGVSMQSVLIDTDLNGCAFVCGSLSFLDKISCGIALYVLQSYQRSSLAMQGSSTDGYYVSVTRVGLGLLPAICALVAVVVTYSMNLHRPLPKPLIEPLLV